TGAGACGGTTTGACCGGACGGAGAGTGTGGTTGCAGCCATTTTTCGaacaaaaaatgataaaaaaaatgtttttttatttCCCTTCTTTTTTGGGACAAGAAAACGTAAGGTGAATTTAATCAGacatgaaaaaaaaaagcttatGCTTGCGCTTGGGTCGGGAGTATGTTTTCTTTTGATGGGGACCGTTCGATTGTCTGACCAAATCATTCTGTGTAAATTTTGCTTAAAAATTGCACATTAAAATTTCAGGAAATTACAGCCTAATTGTCTTTAACAGTTCTCGATCCCCACTGGCGTAGCTTAAGACAAAAGAAAGATGTTAAAATCACAGccaaaaaaaccaagaaaaaaaaaactaaaaattgtgGTGATGAGAGTAAGCAGCAGGTGTACACGTCTCTAATTTCTGGACAGTCCCTTAACCAAACAAAAGGTCATCTAGGGGCAGTTGAAGGGCGTTAATTGTTACGCCATTGAAGAACAAACATCCACAAAAACATGTTGGCTATGAGTAAATGGTTCACGCTCACACCTTTTATGTCTAACAGGTTTAGTAAGAGAGTTGGGTTTTCCAACAGCCCTGGTTCTGTTCGAGCCCATGTCAATGGAGGAGGAGACGACACCAACAATAGTAAAAACAAcgacaagaagaagaagaagaaagttgTGGTGGTTGGCTCGGGTTGGGCTGGTCTCGGTGCTGCTCACCATCTCTGCAAACAGGTTCTTACTATATTTGCTTACAGGGAGAATCCTGTCTTTCCCTTGAGTAACTTACAGTTTAGGTGAAAATGAGGAGTTACGATTTTTGTTTCAGGGATATGATGTTACTGTTCTTGATGGTGGTGATGGTATAGGCAGTCCAGATAATGTCGGTATCGAAGGTAAATCATTGTAGAACCAAACTTTTATGTTTCTGCTCTTCTGCCATGATCGAATCATACAAATGAAGTGCCACAAAGGGCTTGGTTTTCCCATTAATGCACTAGTATGACTTATGTTGCTCCTCTAATAATTTGTTTATTAGATTCTTTGATTGAATATTGAACACTAATCTCTGGTTTGAAcccttttttccttcttttatttGGGGGGTGTTAGGGTTTTGGTATCCCTATAAAAATATATTCAGTCTTGTTGATGAGTTGGGTATCAAGCCCTTCACTAGCTGGACAAAATCTGCACAGTATTCAGGGGAAGGATTAGAGGTATTTTCTATTAGTTGCTTTGAACAAACATGCCATTCCAACTGATATAAGAGCTGTTATAGTTGCATGATTCAATAGTTTTTACTATCTGTTTGGAACAAAGCTAGCAAATCAAGCAATAATTTTCTCGTCATTGTTATAAGAATGATTTGTTCATAGTAAAAAGTAAAAAACAAAGACATTTCTCCCATTGTGAAAACCTTGTTGGTAAGCTAAATGTTATGAACCTTCGATAGAGCTGCTTTCGGTTTTCTAAACAGACACGGGATAACTATGCAGGTTGAATTTCCAGTATACCAGGAACTCCCTCAATTGCCAACTCCATTAGGAACCTTATACCACACTCAAGTATGTTCTTAGTTCCATCTTCATGCTTTATTTGCTAGTCTGTAAAGTCGATAGTTCCGCTTATTAACATCTGGAAATCGTTCCATTATATGCAGTTTGTCCGACTCCCcttggttgatagattaacatcACTTCCTCTGATGGCTGCAGGCAAGTAGTAATGATTCATTGTCTTCCAAAAAAGTAATGGTGTTTTCCCAATGCCGGGAGATATCGActttatccttttttttttttctaataagtCTTCCCTGCTTTTGCACTGAATACTAGGCTGATTATTTTCCGTCTCTTTGGGATTGTAACTGGATGTTTTTAAATAAACATAATTATGGCAATCTTTCTTAGCTTTCTATTTATTTCCATCATCAGCTGACCGTTCCTCCTGTTTGCAGTAATTGACTTTGACAACACTGATGTTGCCTGGAAAAAATATGATTCAAGTAAGGATTCCCTTTCAGACTAGAATCCATCACTGAATGAATCAAAGATGAAATATTCAAGTGCCTTATTCAGAGGTTTAACTGGTAGTTACTGCAAGGGAGCTTTTTAAACGGTTTGGATGCTCAGAGAGGCTCTATCAAGATATTTTTGGTCCGTTACTTCAAGTGGGTTTGTTTGCTCCAGCAGAGCAAAGTAGTGCTGCAGCAACTCTAGGACTGCTATATTATTTAACTCTTGCCCACCAGGTTTGATTGTTGAAGTTCCTCTCTATAAATGTTTTGAACCTGTGCAAAGAATTTTCAACCCAACTTCCATTCCAATCTGTAATCTGCTGTTCCTCAAATTTGACCCTGTGAAGTTTTATGTTATGAATGGTTATAGAAGCATTTCGATGTAGCATTTTGTCGTGGAACTACTAAGCAGAAAATTTTCGAGCCATGGGTGGAGTCTTTGAAGGCTAAAGGTTGTGAAATGTTGGAGGATAAAAAGGTGACAGATTTTAACTTCGATGAGGAAACAGGTTGCGTAACAGAAGTAGTTTGTGGCAACGAGACATACAGTGTTGATGCAGTTGTCGTGGCTGTCGGGATCACCTCACTTCAAGAAACTATCAAGAAAAGGTTTGCCCTTCTGTTCTTTCCTTAAATAGGATTCATCGTTGTGTAATATATGCTATAAGTTTGGAACTTAATACACGTAGTTTAAGTTGAATTTATCTTTTCAATATGTTGAAGCAAAGCTTAATGTCGTAATTTTTAGTTGGATGGTCTTCCATTCTTTTATGTTTTCTCTAAATCTGTACTAGAGATTTAGTGCTTCAGTTGACCGCTGTTTTCAGCTATCCTGTTTAATTGGCAATTGAGTCCTGTTTAGTGCAGCATTATGTAAACGGGAAGAGTTTCTGAAAGTTTTGAACTTAGCCGGCATCGATGTGGTTACTGTCAAGTTGTGGCTGGATAGGAAGGTCTGTACCTAGATCTTCCCTTGGTTTAGAACTAAATATCATAACAACAATCTTGTGCATTTCTGTAATGGATTTCTTTGTTTACTTTATTTTCCTCCTTTGATCTATTATTTTGACTTAAAACTGGTTGTCTGCTTCGATGGTATATCCATCTATGCACTTTTCTGTTATGCTCTTGCAGTAGGTTCTAGAGAAATTTGACTCGGATTTACTGAGTTTAAAAAGATAATAGGTAGACAGCTAATCATGGtccttttatttttcatcacAAGAAATTGCAGCAAAAATAAACTTGGCTGCATCTTAAAGGATATTATGCTGCATCGAGAAGTTACTTTGCCAAGGTGCTAAAGTTGATATTATGTATTGAATATACCAGGTTGCCATCCCGAATCCGAGCAACGCTTGTGCTGGATTTGATGATTTATTCGGGTGCACCGTATTTGACTTGAATGTAATTCATGACGAACATAAAGATGATACAGAAACTGTATTAGAAGCTGATTTTGTAAGTTCATGCATTCAAACACGGGTCTTAATTTTTTTCATTGGAAGGAAAGAATTTTTGAAACTCTGCCTTCGAATATGGGTCTCACCTTTACCTTGTCATGCAGTATCATGCCAATGAGTTGCTGCCTTTGAACGATGAGCTTGTAACCGAAAAGGTTATTTCATACCTATCAAAGTACATAAATGACCTCGAGAGGGCCTGTGTCGTGGACAAAGAAATCGGAAGGTTTCCGAAAAGATTGACTCATTTTTTCCCGGGTGAGCACCTAACCGCCTAATTGAATTGAACGGTAACATAGTGTATATCAAGGGAGCGATGAGGGTTTATTTTGCCAAGAGTTTATTAACTTTAGACTTAATCTTGCAAGATGTTTTTAACTACTTAAGTTAGGAAAATCATGATGCATATATGGAAGAAAACCCATAAATAGACTTTGATCAAACATAGTCTTATAAATTTCGGACCTTTTAAAGCATTCTGCAATATGTTTAGATACCTTTGGTCTAAATCACTACCTAATTCAGTGTTTTCTTGCTTCTTGAAAAGGTTCATATAAGTCCATGATGCGTGGATCTACATCGTTCCCTAATTTGTTTATGGCTGGAGACTGGATAATA
This window of the Gossypium arboreum isolate Shixiya-1 chromosome 12, ASM2569848v2, whole genome shotgun sequence genome carries:
- the LOC108479378 gene encoding uncharacterized protein LOC108479378 isoform X2, with product MLAMSKWFTLTPFMSNRFSKRVGFSNSPGSVRAHVNGGGDDTNNSKNNDKKKKKKVVVVGSGWAGLGAAHHLCKQGYDVTVLDGGDGIGSPDNVGIEGFWYPYKNIFSLVDELGIKPFTSWTKSAQYSGEGLEVEFPVYQELPQLPTPLGTLYHTQFVRLPLVDRLTSLPLMAAVIDFDNTDVAWKKYDSITARELFKRFGCSERLYQDIFGPLLQVGLFAPAEQSSAAATLGLLYYLTLAHQHFDVAFCRGTTKQKIFEPWVESLKAKGCEMLEDKKVTDFNFDEETGCVTEVVCGNETYSVDAVVVAVGITSLQETIKKSAALCKREEFLKVLNLAGIDVVTVKLWLDRKVAIPNPSNACAGFDDLFGCTVFDLNVIHDEHKDDTETVLEADFYHANELLPLNDELVTEKVISYLSKYINDLERACVVDKEIGRFPKRLTHFFPGSYKSMMRGSTSFPNLFMAGDWIITRHGSWLQEKSYVTGLEAANRVVDYLEEGSFAKVIPVEEDEPHIEALRSLNRRLNEVISQVPLSSYFLQ
- the LOC108479378 gene encoding uncharacterized protein LOC108479378 isoform X1, whose protein sequence is MLAMSKWFTLTPFMSNRFSKRVGFSNSPGSVRAHVNGGGDDTNNSKNNDKKKKKKVVVVGSGWAGLGAAHHLCKQGYDVTVLDGGDGIGSPDNVGIEGFWYPYKNIFSLVDELGIKPFTSWTKSAQYSGEGLEVEFPVYQELPQLPTPLGTLYHTQFVRLPLVDRLTSLPLMAAVIDFDNTDVAWKKYDSITARELFKRFGCSERLYQDIFGPLLQVGLFAPAEQSSAAATLGLLYYLTLAHQKHFDVAFCRGTTKQKIFEPWVESLKAKGCEMLEDKKVTDFNFDEETGCVTEVVCGNETYSVDAVVVAVGITSLQETIKKSAALCKREEFLKVLNLAGIDVVTVKLWLDRKVAIPNPSNACAGFDDLFGCTVFDLNVIHDEHKDDTETVLEADFYHANELLPLNDELVTEKVISYLSKYINDLERACVVDKEIGRFPKRLTHFFPGSYKSMMRGSTSFPNLFMAGDWIITRHGSWLQEKSYVTGLEAANRVVDYLEEGSFAKVIPVEEDEPHIEALRSLNRRLNEVISQVPLSSYFLQ